The sequence agaattagacaaattcataaaggggagacagtcaatggccactagccacaatggctattctctgcctggaggaggaaaaaggtaaagtgaaggtaaaggacccctggacggttaagtccagtcaaaggtgactatgtggttgcggcactcatcctgttttcaggccaagggagccagcatttgtccacaggcagctttccgagtcatgtgggcagcatgactaaaccacttctggtgcaatgggacaccatgatgggaaccagagcacacggaaacgctgtttaccttcctgctgcagctatacctatttatctacttgcactggtattcttttgaactgctagcttggctgAAGGAATCAatacttctgaacaccagttgctcaAAACTGCACGAAGAGACCTAAGCTCTTGTGCTTTGgttctgcttttgggtttcccacaggcatctgattggccactgggagaacaggatgctgaggtAGATGGGCTATGGACCTgctccagcagggatcttcttgaGTACCTATTTTAACCATTCGAAATGGTTATAACTCTGCCCTAAACTGCTTTATCTTGCAACACCAGCATGCATATCTCTTGATTTAATTCTTTTGTATGCAGCTTTCCTTATCTGCTTTGTATACATGCTTATCTGCTTTGTGTACATGTTATAACTCTGCCCCCTAATCGGCTTTATCTTGCAACACCAGCATGCATATCTCTTGATTTAATTCTTTTGTATGCAGCTTTCCTTATCTGCTTTGTGCACATGCTTTGATATCTCACCTGTTATTCCAGGCTGAAGACATTCtgaatgcccttttaaaaattgGCTTGGCTGTTCCTATTTTAAATGGATTCCACTTAATTTTACATGGGTGGGTGTATTAGGCTAATGCAGCTTTATCATAACTTACAGAGATTTAATGCTTTCATAACATGGTCAAAGAAGCAGGTTTTCTTCCTATATTGATGTGGGGAATTTGGAATCTGGAGTACTAGGAAATTCCACCAGTCCTAGTCACCGTAATCAAACAGGAACAACATTGCAGATATTAAGAAGCATAAAGCACATACTTTAATCCCCCTCAATAGTAGAGGAAACAGGGAAGAACGTTTGCAAAAATTGTTTTCTACTTTCAACACATGTAGGAAGAAGTTTGGTTTTGCACAAGTGCTTCCATTTCTAAGTGTGTATAGGAGGAGGGCGGGAAAAAGCAGGAACCTCACACACTATTATAAAGAATTAAGAAAAACCATTGCCGAAACCCGGGATCGAACCAGGGACCTTTAGATCTTCAGTCTAACGCTCTCCCAACTGAGCTATTTCGGCACGTGTGTTACAATGCCTGAGCCCCTCCATCAGACATAAAAACTTGCTGACCTACAACACACTACGTATTTCTTTCTTTATGGACTGCAGGGGAGATGGTTGCTACATTGTACTATTGCTGCATTTACACATTGTTGTGCTACATTGTTACGCTATCGGCCTGTATTATATTGTTACCTTATTCTAGCCACACTTGTATCCAGAGGACTCCGGAGGACTAAAGAGTATTGTAGCGTATATTGCCATCTAAGAGCCCAGAAACTTAAGCCAAGAGGGAAACTCGGGAGACAGCAATGTCaagttatctgggagtaagcctagTAGAAAACAGAGGCTGGCTTCCAAGTTAAAAGTGCGCGAAGGGTTTCACAGGAAGCCAGACTTACACAAACTTCACATCTGGGGAAAGTTAAGATACTTAAATGATACTCTGCCGGATAAGCCTCATGTTAGATCCGTGCTGCGCTTGCCGTTTTACCCCGGAAGATACCCACTGTGACACTGAAATAAGGCGGGAGAAAGTGTTTTACGCTCTGGCCGATACCAGATATTGTTGCAGGAACTGGCGCAAAGCATAAGACCCTTAAGTTACGTCTCTGCTACTAGCACTGGTAATACAAATTCCATACTACGGATTCATTTTGTCAGAAAACATACATGTAATCAAATCAGCTCTTTTCTGGATATTGTGGGTGGCTCTTAAAAGAGCCTTTGTTGTCTGTTTTGAAATGTCTCCGATGTCTCCTAAAAATCCCAGAATTTACTTGGCCTTCGCTTTATGGCTCTCGGTTTTCTTGGGCAACAGCACAGCCTGGATGTTGGGGAGAACGCCTCCTTGAGCAATGGTGACTTTGCCCAGGAGTTTGTTCAGCTCCTCGTCGTTGCGGATGGCGAGCTGCAAGTGGCGAGGGATGATCCTGGTCTTCTTGTTGTCCCGGGCAGCGTTGCCGGCCAACTCCAGGATCTCAGCAGTCAGGTACTCCAGCACAGCAGCCAAGTAGACGGGCGCTCCGGCTCCGACGCGCTCTGCGTAGTTCCCTTTGCGCAGAAGACGGTGCACACGACCCACGGGGAACTGGAGCCCAGCGCGGGAAGAACGAGTCTTGGCCTTGGCCCGAGCCTTGCCGCCTTGCTTGCCGCGCCCAGACATGATACCGACTTCTAAACTGGAACAACAACTCGAGATGAGAAACCGGAAAAGTAATTCGCAACATGGCGATTCTGGCCCTTTTATACCCTCCCTGAGACTCAGCCTCGGCAATTTCGATTGGCTGAACTCTGAAAGTCACCACAGCGTCCAATGAAAGCGCGGCTTCTCATTGTGCCCAATGAAAACGCCGAGGTCTCACGTCACCCATTGTGATGATTGGTTGCTTTCCAGAAAACCTTTTGTGCGCGTTGTGCTTGCTTAATCAGGGCGCCGAAAGGAGCCAATAGGAAAGCGGGAGGATTGTGCGCCGAACCGCGGGGGACGGAGAATAAATAGGCGTGCAGCGAAGACTTTGCTAGCATTTCTTTTTTTCACACATATTCTCAGTTGGTCGCAGTTTCAGCGGAGCAGGATGCCGGAGCCAGCCAAATCCGTGCCTGTTCCGAAGAAGGGCTCCAAGAAGGCCATCACCAAGACGCAGAAGAAGGGCGACAAGAAGCGCAAGAAGAGCCGCAAGGAGAGCTACTCCATCTACGTCTACAAGGTGCTCAAGCAGGTCCACCCGGACACGGGTATCTCGTCCAAGGCCATGAGCATCATGAACTCCTTCGTCAACGACATCTTCGAGCGCATCGCGGCCGAGGCTTCCCGCCTGGCGCACTACAACAAGCGCTCCACCATCACCTCCCGGGAGATCCAGACCGCCGTCCGACTCCTGCTGCCCGGAGAGCTGGCCAAGCACGCCGTCTCCGAGGGCACCAAGGCCGTCACCAAGTACACCAGCTCCAAGTAATTCTTTATTCTTGGCACAGcagcttttttaaacaaaccaacGGCTCTTTTAAGAGCCACCCACTTTCTCTGCAAAAGAGCTAAATTTGCTAGAAAAACTGCGCGTGAGCTTTATGTAAGAGGCTTTACTTGGGTGTTAACTGTCTTTTGGAAATAAATGCTAGTTGGTTTACGTTGTTGTGTTATGAGATACTCCTAAAGCTAAGCTTTTGCTTTTGAGTCTTAGCCTGCAAATGAGGGGAGAAGCTCTGTTTGGGAAGGGAGAGGACTTCTATTGCTCAGATGGGACACATTCACCTTTGCTAAGATGCAGTAATTTAATTTCATTAATTGCTATTACCTTGTAAGTCGTGGCACAGTTCTTATCACTTGTGAATTAAACAAAAGAGcaccagacttttggaagataTAATCACATAAATATATATCCCTTCACCTAATTCTTTAATGGCCTGAAGCTCCCACCCGAAAAGTTTACACTCCTGGACAGATGAATTTTTAGAATCCATCTGGCAAgttatttcttcctttctctaCTTCTCTTACCCGTCTCAATGCATTTTTCTTCTATtcgttttttcccctccctccccattttatacaAGTCCTTTTCAGTCTCCATTAGATTTCTCAACTTGGCCTGTTTTCCCCATGTCTCTTAAAGTCAAAAAGCTCATACTGTTTTGAGTGCTCCAGAAATTAACTCCCTTTCCTCAGCTGTCTCCAAATCTCCAATTATTGAAATCACCAACTTGTTTCCATCTCGCCTTCATTCTCTCCTTCCAAAGTCTGCTACACAGAAATGTGTTTAGTGGTATGTTTGGCCAATAAGGCAGATGTTTCACAGAAACATTTCTCTGTTGTTGTGGGGAGGCAGTTCCCAACCAGTCTTCTGATTAGGGTTATAGCTGTTCTTATTTCAAAGTCAGTATGCCAATTCCTTTTCAATCAGTAACGTTTTGTGTAAAGTTGCATTTGTTTGGGGAGTCAAGTTGTAGTGTGCACCTAGGTCTCAAAATATTCTGAAAGGGGACATCAGGGCTGCATGTTAAATTTGCAGACTTTTCTGGGAGTACTAGCAATCAGCAATAACTGATTGGAACACCTGAAGTCTGATTAGATTCCGGTCCCTGCTGGTAACCCATCGATTCAATAATCATGTGCAGTAGTACTTACTATTTATTTACAATCTTTTAACTTGGGTCACTCAAAGAAAACTTATGCATACTGTCTGAAGTGGGGATCACATTGGTTGCAGGAAGATATATGAAAGATTCGCAGGGAACTATTATAGGTTAGTTGGAAAAGTTGAAATAAACTGAGTTCAAATCACAGCTCAGCTAACCAAGGTGACCTCGGGCCAGCCACAGTCAACTTTacatacctcacaaggttgttgtgaagataaaaatggggagggggagaaccacattgagctcctggttggaaaggtggtatataaacatAATATAAGAGTATGTGTAATAGTGCTTTAATGACAAGCATTTCGCAGAAGCAACTTCACAACTTCTTTGCCACCTCTTAATACAGGGGTCAACAAGCTTTTTCAGCCATggtccagtccactgtccctcagaccatgtggcagGCCGGACTATTTTGAgcgggggaaatgaacgaattcctatgccccacaaataacccacccagagatgcattttaaataaaaggacacattctactcatgtgaaaacactctgattcccatactgtccgcaggctggatttagaaggcgattggccagatctggtccctgggccttaggttgcctacccctgtcttaATGTAACATAGGTTTGCTAAACAACTGTAGATTGTACACTGGTTATCCGTGTTGCTGTATTCacaggagcaaaggcaggcaagCAGCATGAGGAGCTTCAACTCATGCTAATGTGACCATCCtataggaacatgggaagagcttgttgggtcaggccaatggcctatctagcacagcatcctgttatcacagtggccaaccagatgcctgtggtaaaccagcaagcagaagcTGAGCATGAGGACTCTcttttcctgcagtttccaacaacttgtattcagaagcatttgtatatataaaagaatctgtttcaaacactgcatatTTATGGTCCCCCAGTACTTTTTTCCAGTGTCTCTGAATCTACAAAATATCTTGGTTCAGCCCCTTTTGACACAATCTGTGATAAAGTGCCTGGGTATTATCTGAACATAGACTGTTCAGCAACCTCTTTTGTGTTAAAGAGGTTGTTAAGCTGACAACACTTTGTTGAATTGATGTTACACTACCTGAAGAAATCAGGCTGCAAGATATCTCAGCAATTGGGTGCAGTTTTGCAGCACCAGTGATGCCCTGCTGTCCGACTAAATAGCTGGCCTCAAGTGAATATACCAAAGATGTATCATGAAAGTGTTTTGTCCACAGCTCCACTCATTAGGACCTTTTCAACACATCTTCATTAAACTTTGATAAGTGTTGAGGATCACAAAAGTTACCTGAGATCTCTAGGTTTAAGTGGTCTCCTATTCTGCTGTGTATAATGAAAAGGCTACAGCATCGGTGCTTCTGTTGGCTAGGTGAATAAATAGCTACAGGAAGCCTGCTAGAAAAT comes from Podarcis raffonei isolate rPodRaf1 chromosome 13, rPodRaf1.pri, whole genome shotgun sequence and encodes:
- the LOC128399633 gene encoding histone H2A-IV gives rise to the protein MSGRGKQGGKARAKAKTRSSRAGLQFPVGRVHRLLRKGNYAERVGAGAPVYLAAVLEYLTAEILELAGNAARDNKKTRIIPRHLQLAIRNDEELNKLLGKVTIAQGGVLPNIQAVLLPKKTESHKAKAK
- the LOC128399626 gene encoding histone H2B 1/2/3/4/6-like; this encodes MPEPAKSVPVPKKGSKKAITKTQKKGDKKRKKSRKESYSIYVYKVLKQVHPDTGISSKAMSIMNSFVNDIFERIAAEASRLAHYNKRSTITSREIQTAVRLLLPGELAKHAVSEGTKAVTKYTSSK